One stretch of Pirellulales bacterium DNA includes these proteins:
- a CDS encoding c-type cytochrome domain-containing protein: MRLFSALLLLSGCLWTCQQAARADEPAAAAPAPVSFTKDVAPILVQKCQACHGPGDPKGDYQITSFELLSKPGASSSAPVTAGKPDESELLRLIASEDTGERMPKDGDPLSAEQVATVRRWIEEGAKFDSPDPKALLASIVPRQPHPAPPESYRVAVPVTALAFRPDGQELAASGYREITIWNPTSGALLRRIKNVPQRTLGLAYSPDGNLLAAAGGMPGQSGEVTLYNPADGAIVRQLGSMSDVAWGVAFNPAGNKLAACGADRSIRLYDVATGKEERVIEDHADWVMAVAWNHDGTRLASASRDKTAKLFDAATGESLLTYPGHGEQVFGVAFNADSSQVFSTGRDKKIHVWKTADAAKVGEIAGFGQEVYDITIQGGQVYCCSADKTARQFEAGERKHVRNYEGHADWVYSLSYNDATKRLATGSFDGEVRVWNAADGALIASFKAAPGLTPAQPAVQQAAAK; encoded by the coding sequence ATGCGACTCTTTTCCGCACTTCTCCTGCTGAGCGGCTGCCTGTGGACTTGCCAGCAGGCCGCTCGCGCGGACGAACCTGCCGCCGCGGCGCCTGCTCCCGTCAGTTTCACAAAAGACGTCGCGCCGATCCTTGTCCAGAAGTGCCAGGCCTGCCACGGCCCGGGCGACCCCAAGGGGGACTACCAGATCACGTCGTTTGAACTCTTGTCGAAGCCGGGCGCCAGCAGCTCCGCGCCGGTGACAGCCGGCAAGCCCGACGAGAGCGAGTTGTTGCGGCTCATCGCCTCGGAAGACACAGGCGAACGCATGCCGAAGGATGGCGACCCACTCTCGGCCGAGCAGGTGGCCACGGTCCGCCGTTGGATCGAAGAGGGCGCCAAATTCGACTCGCCCGATCCGAAGGCGCTCTTGGCGTCGATCGTGCCGCGGCAGCCGCATCCCGCCCCGCCCGAAAGCTATCGCGTGGCCGTACCGGTGACGGCGCTCGCCTTCCGGCCCGACGGTCAGGAACTGGCCGCCAGCGGCTACCGCGAGATCACGATCTGGAATCCCACGAGCGGCGCCCTGCTGCGTAGGATCAAGAATGTGCCGCAGCGGACCCTCGGTCTGGCCTATAGCCCGGACGGCAATCTACTGGCCGCTGCCGGGGGGATGCCGGGGCAGTCGGGCGAAGTCACGCTCTATAACCCGGCGGACGGCGCGATCGTGCGGCAGCTGGGTTCGATGTCGGACGTGGCTTGGGGCGTGGCGTTCAACCCGGCCGGCAACAAACTGGCTGCCTGCGGGGCCGATCGTTCGATTCGCCTCTACGACGTCGCCACCGGCAAGGAAGAGCGGGTCATCGAGGATCATGCCGATTGGGTCATGGCCGTGGCCTGGAACCATGACGGCACCCGCCTCGCTTCGGCCAGCCGGGACAAGACGGCGAAGCTGTTCGATGCCGCGACGGGGGAATCGCTGCTCACGTACCCTGGCCATGGCGAGCAGGTGTTTGGCGTTGCCTTCAACGCCGATTCGAGCCAGGTATTTTCCACCGGCCGGGACAAAAAGATCCACGTCTGGAAGACAGCCGACGCGGCCAAGGTGGGCGAGATCGCCGGCTTCGGTCAGGAGGTCTACGACATCACGATCCAAGGCGGCCAGGTTTATTGTTGCTCGGCCGACAAGACGGCCCGCCAGTTCGAAGCCGGCGAGCGGAAGCACGTCCGCAACTACGAGGGGCACGCCGATTGGGTCTATTCCCTATCGTATAACGACGCCACGAAGCGCCTGGCCACTGGCAGCTTCGATGGCGAAGTGCGAGTCTGGAACGCGGCCGACGGGGCGCTCATTGCCTCCTTCAAAGCCGCGCCCGGTTTAACGCCGGCGCAGCCTGCCGTGCAGCAAGCGGCGGCTAAGTAG
- a CDS encoding ATP-binding protein, whose product MGGGKEANLEQQVAVLKERLAQAQKLTALGELASTTTHEFNNVLTTIINYAKLGLRHKDVATREKAFEKILSAGTRAAKITSTILGFARNRTNSFEATDMVKLVEDTLLLLERELNKYRVTVEKYLEPVPPALTNPNQIQQVLLNLLINARQAMPQGGRVVIKLSHDLEAGTVDLLVRDTGCGMTPEVMHRIFDPFFSTKSGPDGSGKGGTGLGLSMCREIIESHHGRIRVDSTPGKGTAFTLKLPVAQDALPLGFASQSSLATSPAPASPAS is encoded by the coding sequence ATGGGCGGTGGGAAAGAAGCAAATCTGGAACAGCAGGTCGCCGTGCTCAAGGAGCGCTTGGCCCAAGCGCAAAAGCTGACGGCCCTCGGCGAATTGGCCAGTACCACCACGCACGAATTCAATAACGTTCTCACGACGATCATCAATTACGCCAAGCTGGGTTTGCGTCACAAGGACGTGGCGACGCGGGAAAAGGCCTTCGAGAAAATCCTCTCGGCGGGCACGCGCGCTGCCAAGATCACGAGCACCATTCTTGGTTTCGCGCGCAACCGCACCAACTCGTTCGAAGCGACCGACATGGTCAAGCTGGTGGAAGACACGCTCCTGCTTTTGGAACGCGAACTGAACAAGTATCGAGTCACCGTCGAGAAGTATCTCGAACCGGTCCCCCCGGCGCTGACGAATCCCAACCAGATCCAGCAGGTGCTCTTGAACTTGCTGATCAACGCCCGGCAGGCGATGCCCCAGGGGGGGCGCGTCGTCATCAAGCTTTCGCATGATCTCGAAGCTGGCACCGTGGACCTGCTCGTCCGCGATACGGGCTGCGGCATGACTCCCGAGGTCATGCACCGCATATTCGATCCTTTCTTCAGCACCAAGAGCGGGCCCGACGGCAGCGGCAAAGGGGGGACAGGTCTCGGCCTGTCGATGTGCCGCGAGATCATCGAATCTCATCACGGTCGGATTCGCGTCGATAGCACGCCGGGCAAAGGGACGGCATTTACGCTGAAGCTGCCGGTCGCCCAGGACGCGTTGCCGCTAGGATTTGCCAGCCAGAGTTCGCTCGCAACTTCCCCGGCGCCGGCCTCGCCCGCATCTTAG
- the nadD gene encoding nicotinate-nucleotide adenylyltransferase, translating into MRLGLLGGSFDPVHYGHLLLAECCREQCGLDEVWFLPAATPPHKQGRSLTSAAERMEMLELAIGGQATFRVCRAEIDRGGVSYTVDTLASLVEEDTSRQLFFLLGADSLDDLPHWREPARICQLATLVVVGRPGAPAPHYDVLAPIVPPARLEGIRRHQVEMPPLGLSSSDIRQRVAAGQSIRYRTPRAVEAYIQAHKLYGTPEVSRPERHGQC; encoded by the coding sequence ATGCGACTAGGCTTGCTCGGTGGCTCGTTCGACCCGGTCCATTATGGGCATCTGCTGCTAGCAGAATGTTGCCGAGAACAATGCGGGCTCGACGAAGTTTGGTTCCTGCCGGCGGCCACGCCGCCGCACAAGCAGGGGCGGTCGTTGACCTCGGCCGCCGAGCGCATGGAGATGCTGGAACTGGCGATCGGCGGGCAGGCAACGTTTCGCGTCTGTCGCGCGGAGATCGACCGGGGCGGCGTCAGCTACACCGTCGACACACTGGCGAGTTTGGTCGAGGAGGATACGTCGCGACAACTCTTCTTCCTGCTTGGCGCCGACTCGCTCGATGATTTGCCGCATTGGCGCGAGCCGGCCAGGATATGCCAACTAGCGACGCTGGTCGTTGTGGGGCGTCCAGGGGCTCCTGCGCCCCATTACGATGTGCTCGCGCCGATCGTCCCGCCGGCGCGGCTGGAAGGAATCCGCCGACACCAGGTCGAAATGCCTCCGCTAGGGCTAAGCAGCAGCGACATCCGCCAGCGCGTGGCGGCTGGTCAAAGCATTCGCTACCGGACCCCCCGGGCCGTGGAAGCCTACATCCAAGCGCACAAACTGTATGGAACGCCCGAAGTCAGTCGGCCGGAGAGGCACGGCCAGTGCTAA
- the priA gene encoding primosomal protein N', which produces MKAGHQQELFDSAAPDWELDDSSETLVASVLLSIGPTEPLDYRVPDSLRDRVQVGCRVSVPLGHGNRTRIGYCVGLSQQTSHRRLKELSAIVDEQCLLSPAMFRLSQWIAERYLCSWTQALDTMLPAAVRHQAGTRRATILSVPPETISRLEDLRLPAKQLQILRHLVAMGKPVLQSELIETLSCTSAPITALRRKGLIRADVARIRQEDYAKPQAEREENHPLNDDQKRALAAIMAALEAKQQQTIVLHGITGSGKTEVYIRAIQEVVSYGRQAIVLVPEISLTPQTEQRFRARFGEVAVLHSHMTDAERGWHWERIARDEVPVVVGARSAIFAPVPRLGLIVLDEEHEASFKQDSAPRYHARDVAIERSRAERVPLVLGSATPSLESWQLAKSGTYQLVEMPRRVLDRPLPDVRTIDLRNEFERGPAAGALSRPLRLAMQESLADGGQVILLLNRRGYSTHLQCPACGEVVRCPHCDIALTHHWQRAIALCHYCDYEIAAPHVCPHCDSPGIRYRGLGTQKLEAEVRSRFPEMPSLRMDTDTMQSPGSHERALAAFRRGEVRILLGTQMIAKGLDFPDVTLVGVVNADTALHLPDFRAAERTFQLLVQVAGRTGRGARGGRVLVQTFSPDHPAVLAAVRHDYAAFADRELPLRRMLGYPPFAAMVRVVVRGTRETITQEFAAAIAASATRSLMPETSGARILGPAPAPIAKLRGKYRFQLQLQGTDAEALRAAIRRAQEELPPADDVQWIADVDPLDML; this is translated from the coding sequence TTGAAAGCCGGCCACCAGCAAGAATTGTTCGACAGCGCCGCGCCCGATTGGGAGTTGGACGATTCGAGCGAGACGCTCGTGGCGTCGGTGTTATTGTCGATCGGGCCGACCGAGCCACTCGATTACCGCGTGCCGGATAGCTTGCGCGACCGGGTCCAAGTCGGTTGCCGCGTGAGCGTCCCGCTCGGCCATGGCAATCGCACCCGGATCGGCTACTGCGTGGGGTTGTCGCAGCAAACGTCACACCGCCGATTGAAGGAGCTGTCGGCGATCGTCGACGAGCAATGCCTGCTCAGTCCCGCCATGTTCCGGCTCAGCCAGTGGATCGCCGAGCGTTATCTGTGCAGTTGGACGCAGGCGCTCGACACCATGCTGCCAGCCGCCGTGCGACACCAGGCGGGTACGCGCCGGGCCACGATTCTGTCCGTCCCGCCCGAGACCATTTCTCGGCTCGAGGATTTGCGTCTGCCGGCCAAGCAACTGCAGATATTGCGGCACCTGGTAGCGATGGGCAAACCGGTTCTGCAATCGGAACTGATCGAGACGCTCTCCTGTACTTCGGCCCCGATTACAGCGCTGCGCCGCAAAGGGCTGATTCGCGCCGACGTGGCGAGGATTCGTCAGGAGGACTATGCGAAGCCACAGGCCGAGCGCGAGGAAAATCACCCGCTCAACGACGATCAAAAGCGCGCCCTGGCCGCGATCATGGCGGCCCTGGAAGCCAAGCAACAGCAAACGATCGTCCTGCATGGCATTACCGGCAGTGGCAAGACCGAGGTCTATATTCGCGCGATCCAGGAAGTCGTCTCGTACGGCCGGCAGGCGATCGTGCTCGTGCCCGAGATCAGCCTGACGCCGCAGACCGAACAGCGCTTTCGGGCTCGCTTCGGCGAGGTCGCCGTCCTGCACAGCCACATGACCGACGCCGAGCGCGGCTGGCACTGGGAGCGCATCGCGCGTGACGAAGTTCCAGTCGTGGTCGGCGCGCGCAGCGCGATATTCGCTCCCGTGCCGCGCCTTGGGCTGATCGTGCTCGATGAAGAGCACGAGGCATCCTTCAAGCAAGACAGTGCCCCGCGGTATCACGCGCGCGATGTCGCGATCGAGCGCTCGCGGGCCGAGCGCGTGCCGCTGGTGCTGGGCTCGGCCACTCCCTCGCTGGAAAGCTGGCAATTAGCAAAAAGTGGCACCTATCAACTGGTCGAGATGCCGCGCCGCGTGCTCGATCGCCCGCTTCCCGACGTGCGCACGATCGATCTGCGTAACGAGTTCGAGCGTGGGCCGGCGGCGGGTGCGCTCAGTCGTCCCTTGCGGCTGGCGATGCAAGAATCGCTGGCTGACGGCGGCCAGGTGATTTTGCTGCTGAACCGGCGCGGCTATTCGACGCATTTGCAATGCCCGGCCTGCGGCGAAGTCGTCCGCTGCCCGCATTGCGACATCGCGCTCACGCATCATTGGCAACGGGCGATCGCGCTCTGCCACTATTGCGACTACGAGATCGCGGCGCCACATGTCTGCCCACATTGCGATTCGCCGGGTATCCGCTATCGGGGTTTGGGTACGCAGAAGCTGGAAGCCGAAGTGCGCTCGCGCTTTCCCGAGATGCCCTCTCTGCGCATGGATACCGATACCATGCAGTCGCCCGGCAGCCACGAACGCGCGCTCGCGGCGTTCCGCCGTGGCGAGGTGCGCATCCTGCTCGGCACGCAGATGATCGCCAAGGGCTTGGATTTTCCCGACGTGACCTTGGTCGGCGTGGTTAACGCCGACACGGCGCTGCACTTGCCAGACTTCCGCGCGGCCGAACGCACGTTCCAGTTGCTCGTGCAGGTCGCCGGACGGACGGGCCGCGGCGCCAGGGGAGGCCGGGTCCTCGTGCAGACGTTCAGCCCCGATCATCCGGCCGTTCTGGCCGCAGTGCGGCACGATTATGCGGCGTTCGCCGACCGCGAATTGCCGCTGCGGCGGATGCTGGGCTATCCGCCATTTGCGGCCATGGTGCGCGTCGTAGTCCGCGGAACGCGCGAGACGATCACCCAGGAGTTTGCCGCGGCTATTGCGGCAAGCGCCACGCGGTCGCTTATGCCCGAGACGTCGGGCGCCCGCATCCTGGGGCCGGCTCCCGCGCCCATCGCCAAGCTGCGCGGCAAGTACCGCTTTCAACTGCAATTGCAGGGCACCGACGCCGAGGCATTGCGCGCCGCGATCCGCCGCGCCCAGGAAGAACTGCCACCGGCGGACGACGTGCAGTGGATCGCCGACGTCGATCCGCTTGACATGCTGTAG
- a CDS encoding PAS domain S-box protein, whose product MNSFSQQAPAVDDALRASQERFRLIFDSLPTPCVIYDAQRRFRYINRTMAQLLRRTEEEAIGYRDEDLLPAQFTQIYLPLLCQAIETRLPQRAECSFSGPLGTAHYIAHYVPMLDEHGQVREVLGISYDISPQKRVEQELRQRDDEMRSLADNVPDIIARVDRAGRYLYVNRRVEEITGLPREEFLGKNSRELNFPDELLDVWDRDRHRAFDTAQTVESDFVWQGSTEPRYFESRHIPEVSDDGTVRTLLTLIRDISDQKLAQLKLTESEERFRMAFESIPVGMVVLDSKLRVQRANRALREMLGYSEAELMTISPYDITHPDDLAEGRDKMAALTRGDIPYYTREKRHLTKDGRVIWGRLTTALVRGQDGDPQRYIGILEDIAERRAAEEELARYRENLEELVRSRTRALEASQQTLRSAERLASLGTLAAGIAHEINNPVGTILLAAEMAMAAHDAQDSESVVRCLAGIKADAQRCGRIVKNVLHFARQEPTEKSLHPLNEVVNDAVRRTQAYAAERGAQVITALGKSVGTVLMNPIALEQALTNVLRNSIESHQRPITIRVATLACHKHYEVTIADDGPGIAREALLHIFDPFFTMRRTNGGVGLGLSLVHGTINDHQGRIRVDSAVGRGTTFTIELPCPPVQA is encoded by the coding sequence ATGAATAGCTTCTCTCAGCAAGCGCCAGCAGTCGACGATGCCCTGCGAGCCTCGCAAGAACGATTTCGCCTGATCTTCGATAGCTTGCCAACGCCGTGCGTTATCTATGATGCCCAGCGGCGGTTTCGTTACATCAATCGGACGATGGCTCAGCTGCTGCGCCGCACGGAAGAAGAGGCCATCGGCTACCGTGACGAGGACTTGCTACCGGCCCAATTCACGCAAATTTATTTGCCGCTATTGTGCCAGGCTATCGAGACGCGTTTGCCGCAGAGGGCCGAGTGTTCTTTCAGCGGCCCGCTCGGGACTGCGCATTACATCGCGCACTACGTCCCTATGCTCGACGAACATGGCCAGGTACGGGAAGTGCTGGGAATCAGCTACGACATTTCGCCGCAAAAGCGCGTCGAGCAAGAGCTACGCCAGCGCGACGACGAAATGCGCTCGCTGGCCGACAACGTGCCCGACATCATTGCCAGAGTCGATCGCGCGGGACGCTATTTGTACGTGAACCGGCGCGTCGAGGAGATTACTGGCTTGCCGCGCGAGGAATTCCTGGGCAAGAACAGCCGCGAGTTGAATTTTCCCGACGAGCTTTTGGATGTTTGGGACCGCGACCGTCACCGCGCCTTCGACACGGCGCAAACCGTGGAAAGCGACTTTGTATGGCAAGGATCGACTGAACCTAGATATTTCGAATCGCGCCACATTCCCGAAGTGTCCGACGACGGCACGGTGCGCACGCTGCTGACGCTAATCCGTGACATCAGCGATCAAAAGCTGGCCCAACTGAAGCTCACCGAAAGCGAAGAGCGCTTTCGCATGGCCTTCGAGTCGATTCCTGTCGGGATGGTAGTGCTGGACAGCAAATTGCGCGTGCAAAGGGCCAACCGCGCGCTGCGCGAAATGCTGGGCTATTCCGAGGCCGAGTTGATGACCATCTCGCCCTACGACATTACCCACCCCGATGATCTCGCCGAGGGCCGCGACAAGATGGCCGCGTTAACCCGCGGTGACATTCCCTACTACACCCGCGAGAAACGGCATCTGACCAAGGATGGTCGCGTGATCTGGGGCCGGCTGACAACGGCACTGGTGCGTGGTCAGGACGGCGATCCGCAGCGATACATCGGCATTCTTGAAGATATTGCCGAGCGACGCGCGGCTGAAGAGGAGCTGGCCCGCTACCGAGAAAACCTGGAAGAACTGGTGCGTTCGCGGACCCGCGCCTTGGAAGCCTCGCAACAGACGCTGCGCTCGGCGGAGAGGCTGGCATCGTTGGGCACGCTGGCGGCCGGGATCGCGCATGAAATCAACAATCCCGTCGGCACCATCCTGCTCGCAGCCGAGATGGCGATGGCCGCGCACGATGCTCAAGACTCCGAATCCGTAGTGCGATGCCTGGCAGGGATCAAGGCCGACGCGCAGCGTTGCGGGCGGATCGTCAAGAACGTCTTGCACTTCGCCCGGCAGGAACCCACGGAGAAGTCCCTGCATCCGTTGAACGAGGTTGTCAATGATGCGGTGCGGCGCACGCAAGCGTATGCGGCGGAACGCGGCGCGCAAGTGATTACCGCCCTGGGTAAGTCCGTGGGGACGGTGCTCATGAATCCTATCGCCTTGGAGCAAGCACTCACTAATGTCTTGCGCAACTCGATCGAGTCGCATCAACGTCCGATCACGATTCGTGTCGCCACGTTGGCCTGCCATAAGCATTACGAGGTGACCATTGCCGACGACGGGCCAGGCATCGCCCGCGAGGCGCTCCTGCACATCTTCGATCCCTTCTTTACGATGCGGCGAACCAACGGAGGGGTGGGGCTGGGCCTGAGCCTGGTCCACGGGACCATCAACGATCATCAGGGGCGGATTCGCGTCGATAGCGCAGTCGGACGCGGCACCACGTTCACGATCGAGCTACCCTGTCCCCCAGTGCAGGCCTGA
- a CDS encoding glycoside hydrolase family 15 protein, protein MAELLNSNPASGGPGIPPRWTRANKDGVGTAYSDLSRVWFTISRGTVNEVSFPTIDRPQIRDMQLLVTDGETFFHDGRRHASHQVEAVAPHALGYRMRTHCPEGRYTLTREVISDPHRPCLLMQVRLDAPDEILHKLQLYVLLAPHLDVGGWSNNGNVALTPQGQVLTAHKNGIWLALQATVPFTKTSCGYVGSTDGWQDLARDFHMDWQFDSVTDGNIALTGQLDLSATNEFTMVLSFGYSLHQALVALAQSMSQPFDDHRQRFIEQWSRAADHLRCEPVAQAGDGGNLYRMSHCLILAHEDKIYDGATIASLSTPWGEVMSDDDLGGYHLVWTRDMCNSATGLMAAGHHTPPLRALIYLACSQCPDGGFYQNFWISGEPYWRGVQLDEVSFPIMLAWRLHEAGALDGFDPWPMVRIAAGYLIEHGPATPQERWEENGGYSPSTLASNIAGLVCAACFARERRDEVTARFLEDYADFLESHVDRWTVTTAGELVPGIRRHFIRIHPVAPGDPHADEDPNHGWIELRNQPPGAPAGHPAKNIVDAGFLELVRYGIRAPGSDLIEDSLRVIDATLRVDTPYGPCWHRYNNDGYGQRLDGGAFQGWGHGHAWPLLTGERGHYELAAGRSPTPYIHAMEKFATATALLPEQVWDQPDIARSLLFFGRETGAAMPLVWAHAEYIKLVRSAADGRVFDLLPKVAERYLSVTSREPIEIWKFNRQPRFVAAGTRLRVITRTPFRLHWTVNEWQPAMDTDSTHTSVGQNFVDIPVAEGQKAPVRFTFYWLDAGRWEGRDFLVEIA, encoded by the coding sequence ATGGCGGAACTGCTTAATAGCAATCCCGCGAGCGGCGGGCCGGGCATTCCGCCACGCTGGACGCGCGCCAACAAGGACGGTGTCGGTACCGCCTACTCCGATCTCAGCCGCGTGTGGTTCACGATCTCGCGCGGGACCGTCAATGAAGTGTCGTTTCCGACGATCGATCGTCCCCAAATTCGCGATATGCAGTTACTCGTCACCGACGGCGAGACCTTCTTCCACGACGGGCGAAGGCATGCCAGTCACCAGGTCGAGGCGGTGGCGCCGCACGCACTCGGCTACCGCATGAGAACGCACTGTCCCGAGGGGCGCTACACGCTCACACGCGAGGTCATCAGCGATCCGCACCGGCCCTGCCTGTTGATGCAGGTCCGGCTCGACGCGCCGGACGAGATTCTTCACAAGCTGCAACTATACGTGCTGCTGGCGCCCCACTTGGACGTCGGCGGCTGGAGCAACAACGGCAATGTCGCCCTCACGCCCCAGGGACAAGTGCTGACCGCGCACAAGAACGGCATCTGGCTGGCCCTGCAAGCGACCGTACCGTTTACGAAAACCTCGTGTGGGTACGTCGGCTCGACCGACGGCTGGCAGGACCTGGCGCGCGACTTCCACATGGACTGGCAGTTCGACTCGGTGACCGATGGCAACATCGCTCTCACCGGGCAATTGGATCTCAGCGCTACGAACGAGTTCACCATGGTGCTGAGCTTCGGCTATAGCCTGCACCAGGCGCTGGTCGCGCTGGCGCAGTCGATGAGCCAGCCGTTCGACGATCATCGCCAACGGTTCATTGAGCAATGGAGCCGCGCGGCTGACCATTTGCGCTGCGAGCCGGTGGCGCAGGCGGGTGATGGCGGGAACCTGTACCGAATGAGCCACTGCCTGATTCTCGCCCACGAGGACAAAATCTACGACGGCGCCACCATCGCCTCGCTGAGCACTCCGTGGGGCGAAGTGATGAGCGACGACGACCTGGGTGGCTACCACCTGGTCTGGACGCGCGACATGTGCAATAGCGCTACAGGCCTGATGGCGGCCGGTCACCATACGCCGCCTTTGCGAGCGCTGATCTACCTGGCTTGCTCGCAATGCCCCGATGGCGGCTTTTACCAGAATTTCTGGATCAGCGGCGAGCCGTACTGGCGGGGCGTGCAATTGGACGAAGTGTCGTTTCCCATCATGCTCGCCTGGCGCCTGCACGAGGCGGGCGCGCTCGATGGCTTTGATCCCTGGCCTATGGTCCGCATCGCGGCGGGCTACCTCATCGAGCACGGTCCAGCGACCCCGCAAGAACGCTGGGAAGAAAACGGCGGATACTCGCCATCGACGCTGGCCTCGAACATTGCCGGCCTGGTTTGTGCCGCGTGCTTTGCGCGCGAGCGCCGCGACGAAGTGACTGCGCGCTTCCTGGAAGACTACGCCGACTTTCTCGAATCACACGTCGATCGCTGGACCGTCACCACCGCAGGCGAGCTGGTGCCAGGCATCCGCCGACACTTCATTCGCATTCACCCCGTGGCGCCCGGTGACCCGCACGCGGACGAAGATCCCAATCATGGTTGGATCGAACTCCGCAATCAGCCCCCCGGGGCGCCTGCGGGCCATCCAGCGAAGAATATTGTCGACGCCGGTTTTTTGGAGCTAGTCCGTTATGGCATCCGCGCGCCGGGCAGCGATTTGATCGAAGACTCCTTGCGTGTGATCGATGCTACGTTGCGTGTCGATACGCCATACGGCCCTTGCTGGCACCGGTACAACAACGATGGCTACGGTCAACGACTTGACGGCGGCGCCTTTCAGGGTTGGGGACACGGTCATGCCTGGCCCCTGTTGACTGGCGAGCGTGGGCATTACGAGCTGGCTGCGGGGCGCAGCCCCACCCCGTACATTCACGCGATGGAAAAATTCGCCACCGCCACCGCTCTGTTGCCGGAACAGGTTTGGGACCAGCCGGATATTGCGCGGTCGCTACTGTTCTTCGGCCGGGAGACCGGCGCCGCGATGCCGCTCGTGTGGGCGCACGCTGAATACATCAAGCTGGTGCGTTCGGCGGCCGATGGTCGAGTCTTCGACCTCCTGCCGAAGGTTGCCGAGCGCTACTTGTCCGTAACCTCGCGGGAACCGATCGAAATCTGGAAGTTCAACCGCCAGCCGCGCTTCGTGGCGGCGGGAACACGGCTGCGCGTTATCACGCGCACACCGTTTCGTTTGCATTGGACTGTCAACGAGTGGCAGCCTGCCATGGATACCGACTCCACGCACACCTCGGTCGGGCAAAACTTTGTCGACATCCCCGTTGCCGAGGGGCAGAAAGCACCGGTCCGCTTCACGTTCTACTGGCTGGATGCCGGTCGCTGGGAAGGGCGCGATTTCCTGGTCGAGATCGCTTGA